The following coding sequences are from one Kallotenue papyrolyticum window:
- a CDS encoding PP2C family protein-serine/threonine phosphatase, translated as MTWTSLVSHRSPHRRQTGRAVLPEMPASAAREHADLAQDLRMARELQQGLLLQAAPRLPQWEIAATSLPATELGGDVYDFPALHSGWQGLMIGDVSGHGLTAALRMAVARTLFRQIAREGLGPGETLAQLNRALIDEMPHGMTTMIYMHLETGSGTLQIANAGHTFPVIIGEQVRELELTGLPLGIDPDAEYATMTTTLAPGETILLYTDGLTEASDAHERMYGFHRLRGLLLRHQRQRPRSLMATVLGAVKSWSDNALADDLTMVVLRRRLPQLSAELHLISLDVIGESNTAAIWRELGTPPESVEAWWELLPQLGALAQARCGRALSRDLISQVRVALDDYRAREQIAVATCHL; from the coding sequence ATGACCTGGACCAGTCTTGTAAGCCATCGTTCCCCCCACCGGCGACAGACCGGACGGGCCGTTCTGCCGGAGATGCCGGCATCTGCGGCGCGCGAGCACGCCGATCTGGCGCAGGATCTGCGCATGGCGCGCGAACTGCAGCAGGGCTTGCTGCTGCAGGCCGCGCCGCGCCTCCCGCAATGGGAGATCGCCGCCACGTCGCTGCCGGCGACCGAACTGGGCGGCGATGTGTACGACTTCCCGGCGCTGCATAGCGGCTGGCAGGGCTTGATGATCGGCGATGTCTCGGGCCATGGCCTGACCGCCGCGTTGCGCATGGCCGTAGCGCGCACGCTGTTTCGCCAGATCGCGCGCGAAGGGTTGGGGCCGGGCGAGACTCTGGCGCAGTTGAATCGCGCGCTGATCGACGAGATGCCGCATGGCATGACTACCATGATCTACATGCATCTCGAAACGGGCAGCGGCACGTTGCAGATCGCCAACGCCGGCCATACCTTTCCGGTGATCATCGGCGAGCAGGTGCGCGAACTGGAGCTGACCGGGTTGCCCTTGGGCATCGATCCGGATGCCGAGTATGCAACCATGACGACTACCCTGGCGCCGGGCGAGACGATCCTGCTCTACACCGATGGCCTTACCGAGGCCAGCGACGCGCACGAGCGTATGTACGGCTTCCACCGCCTGCGTGGGCTGTTGTTGCGCCACCAGCGCCAGCGTCCCCGCTCGCTGATGGCCACCGTGCTGGGCGCGGTCAAAAGCTGGAGCGACAACGCGCTGGCCGACGATCTGACCATGGTGGTCTTGCGCCGGCGTCTGCCCCAGCTCTCTGCCGAGCTACACCTGATTAGTTTGGATGTGATCGGCGAGAGCAACACGGCGGCGATTTGGCGCGAGTTGGGCACACCGCCGGAGTCGGTTGAAGCCTGGTGGGAACTGTTGCCACAGTTGGGCGCCCTGGCGCAAGCGCGCTGTGGGCGCGCGCTGAGTCGCGATTTGATTTCGCAGGTGCGCGTTGCCCTGGATGATTACCGGGCGCGGGAGCAGATTGCGGTCGCGACCTGTCACCTTTGA
- a CDS encoding tetratricopeptide repeat protein — protein sequence MTTGEALLFMPLDLDTFLGSERFMDGSELGKAFNQGIRAYLHAQYREAVECFKAALIAAYVDDGRAILAERERAIIYLYIGNARAYAEEWDAALLEYLEAVNTDPSLTEAHYNLGVAFAAVGQFDRAIAAFKEALEQNEMLYEAHFALGRCYQHLNDSVRAYIHYAAAREVRPHAAEPLYYMGLMHQRHGAHELARRCFAEALRVEPTFVGPEAETAAVGEQSESETVAWYYRLSDDLKRQGADDEAERIYRALLEWKPEEHRARLLLGNLLVRQKRFEEAMREYLQIPQPSGFYVPARLRIAAVLRLNRHLKQAYTVLYECARQYPDEGQIFLHMGKLLYDLGKPRHAARALERAARLLPGDAFTLYLLGFMYLMIGKDDWAITAWRRSIAADPSATTLRYDLACLLIRRERYDLAANELSAVLQERPDDLEATFLLGTCYRELSEPARAIPLFEQVIAAQPNHAQALYYLGACYLQTGNAPVGRAYLRRYDRLIARGGRARRLPYQALPGAG from the coding sequence ATGACGACGGGTGAGGCGCTCCTGTTCATGCCGCTCGATCTGGATACCTTTTTGGGTAGCGAGCGGTTCATGGACGGCTCCGAACTCGGCAAGGCCTTTAATCAGGGCATTCGCGCCTACCTGCATGCGCAGTATCGCGAAGCGGTCGAGTGCTTCAAGGCAGCCTTAATCGCTGCGTATGTGGATGACGGTCGCGCGATCCTGGCCGAGCGCGAGCGGGCGATTATCTACCTCTACATCGGCAATGCGCGCGCCTATGCCGAGGAGTGGGATGCCGCGTTGCTGGAGTACCTCGAGGCGGTCAATACCGACCCGTCGCTGACCGAAGCGCACTACAATCTGGGGGTGGCCTTTGCCGCCGTGGGCCAGTTCGACCGGGCGATCGCCGCCTTCAAGGAAGCGCTCGAACAGAACGAGATGCTCTACGAGGCGCACTTCGCGCTGGGCCGCTGCTACCAGCATCTCAACGACTCGGTGCGTGCCTATATCCACTACGCTGCGGCCCGCGAGGTGCGGCCCCATGCCGCCGAGCCGCTGTACTACATGGGCCTGATGCATCAGCGCCATGGCGCGCACGAGCTGGCACGCCGCTGCTTCGCCGAAGCGCTGCGCGTCGAGCCGACGTTCGTCGGGCCTGAAGCGGAGACCGCCGCCGTGGGCGAGCAGAGCGAAAGCGAGACGGTGGCCTGGTACTACCGTTTGTCAGATGATCTCAAGCGTCAGGGCGCGGACGACGAGGCCGAGCGCATCTACCGCGCCTTGCTGGAGTGGAAGCCGGAAGAGCATCGTGCGCGGCTGCTGCTGGGCAATCTGCTGGTGCGCCAGAAGCGCTTCGAGGAGGCCATGCGCGAATATCTGCAGATCCCGCAGCCCAGCGGTTTCTATGTGCCGGCGCGTCTGCGGATCGCGGCCGTGCTGCGTCTCAACCGCCACCTCAAGCAGGCCTACACGGTGCTCTACGAATGCGCGCGACAGTATCCCGACGAAGGGCAGATCTTTCTGCACATGGGCAAGCTGCTCTACGATCTGGGCAAACCGCGTCACGCCGCGCGTGCGCTAGAGCGCGCCGCCCGTCTGCTGCCGGGCGATGCCTTCACGCTCTACCTACTCGGCTTTATGTACCTGATGATCGGCAAGGATGATTGGGCGATCACCGCCTGGCGGCGCTCGATCGCGGCCGATCCCAGCGCCACGACGCTGCGCTACGATCTGGCCTGCCTGCTGATCCGGCGCGAACGTTACGATCTGGCTGCCAACGAACTCTCTGCTGTCCTCCAGGAGCGTCCCGACGACCTGGAAGCCACGTTTCTGCTCGGCACGTGCTACCGCGAACTATCAGAGCCGGCGCGCGCCATTCCACTCTTCGAGCAGGTGATCGCTGCGCAGCCCAATCACGCACAGGCGCTCTACTATCTGGGGGCCTGCTATCTCCAGACCGGCAATGCGCCGGTGGGACGGGCCTATCTGCGTCGCTATGATCGGCTGATCGCGCGCGGTGGACGCGCGCGCCGTTTGCCATACCAGGCCCTGCCGGGCGCCGGCTAG
- a CDS encoding ATP-binding protein: protein MSIPSDPAFERVVRASAAELGDTFGFDPERIEDLKLAVSEAVNNAIDHGSKRQAHLPVDILFSIHGDLLEVRIIDYGSGVERVDWSRRVVEEERLDAGMLRGFGMYLIRELVDSCEVTSSSNGTTMTLRLHRRPTH from the coding sequence ATGTCTATCCCTTCCGATCCCGCCTTTGAGCGCGTCGTGCGTGCTAGCGCCGCCGAACTGGGAGATACCTTTGGTTTCGATCCAGAGCGGATCGAGGATCTCAAGCTCGCGGTGAGCGAGGCGGTCAACAACGCCATCGACCACGGCAGCAAACGCCAGGCACATCTGCCGGTGGATATCCTGTTTAGCATCCACGGCGATCTGCTGGAGGTGCGCATCATCGACTATGGCTCAGGCGTGGAGCGCGTGGATTGGAGTCGGCGTGTGGTCGAAGAGGAGCGTCTGGATGCCGGCATGCTGCGCGGCTTTGGCATGTATCTAATCCGCGAGCTGGTCGATTCCTGTGAAGTGACCAGTTCCAGCAACGGCACAACCATGACCCTGCGCCTGCATCGTCGGCCAACCCACTGA
- a CDS encoding STAS domain-containing protein, with protein sequence MREAIRREEHGDLAILRIGLPSVDAISAAAIEEACSDMRPVTALDFDQVNFINSAGISALLKFVVQARKSGYKLFAINVSPHHQKIFKMVEMSRFMPIVEERELAAYCTPNGA encoded by the coding sequence ATGCGTGAAGCAATACGACGTGAAGAACATGGCGATCTGGCGATCCTGCGGATTGGCCTGCCCAGCGTAGATGCCATCTCCGCGGCGGCGATCGAGGAAGCCTGCAGCGATATGCGGCCGGTGACTGCGCTCGACTTCGATCAGGTTAATTTCATCAACTCGGCCGGTATCTCAGCGCTGCTGAAGTTCGTGGTCCAGGCCCGTAAGTCGGGCTATAAGTTGTTCGCGATCAACGTGAGCCCTCACCACCAGAAGATCTTCAAGATGGTGGAGATGTCGCGCTTCATGCCCATTGTCGAGGAGCGTGAGCTGGCAGCCTACTGCACACCAAACGGCGCGTAA
- a CDS encoding DMT family transporter, with the protein MSQRWADALLVAIAMIWGTTFTVVHEAVRSYPALALIALRFWLAAVVFLPFLFWRQYRLDRRGILVGGLLGGLLFSGFATQTLGLQHTTPARAGFITGLNVVLVPVLGLAFGMRPARRALAGVLLAVGGLALLSWGCFLPWLGCQVTATASGARLWGDLLVLACAFAFAMHIVAVSRWGTSLPVLSLNALQMLVVAILATIGALLGRQPLLPPTPVVWQAAAFLGLVATALVFALQLKLQRYTTATHTALIFALEPVFAALFSWWWTGEVITTAVWLGGGLMLLGVIVAELPLEERRARRIALPETVALDGEV; encoded by the coding sequence ATGTCACAACGCTGGGCCGACGCGCTGCTGGTGGCGATCGCTATGATCTGGGGCACAACCTTCACGGTTGTGCATGAAGCGGTTCGGTCGTATCCGGCGCTGGCCCTGATCGCGCTCCGCTTCTGGCTTGCCGCCGTGGTGTTTCTGCCGTTCCTGTTCTGGCGGCAGTATCGTCTGGATCGGCGGGGGATCCTGGTTGGCGGGCTGCTGGGTGGGCTGCTGTTCAGCGGTTTTGCAACGCAGACGCTGGGCCTGCAGCATACTACCCCGGCGCGGGCCGGGTTCATCACCGGCTTGAATGTGGTGCTGGTGCCAGTGCTGGGGCTGGCCTTCGGTATGCGGCCGGCGCGGCGCGCCTTAGCCGGTGTGCTGCTGGCCGTTGGCGGGCTGGCCCTCTTGTCCTGGGGATGTTTCCTGCCCTGGCTTGGCTGCCAAGTCACGGCCACGGCGAGCGGCGCGCGCCTCTGGGGCGATCTGCTGGTGCTGGCCTGCGCCTTTGCTTTCGCCATGCATATCGTGGCCGTCAGTCGCTGGGGCACCAGCTTGCCTGTGTTGTCGCTCAATGCGCTGCAGATGCTCGTTGTGGCCATCCTGGCGACCATCGGCGCGCTGCTGGGGCGCCAGCCGCTGCTACCGCCTACGCCGGTGGTGTGGCAGGCGGCTGCCTTTTTGGGCCTGGTAGCGACCGCGCTGGTCTTCGCCCTGCAACTCAAGCTCCAGCGCTACACGACAGCGACGCACACCGCGCTGATCTTTGCCTTGGAACCGGTGTTTGCGGCCCTGTTTTCCTGGTGGTGGACCGGCGAGGTGATCACCACGGCGGTCTGGCTCGGTGGCGGGCTTATGCTGCTGGGTGTGATCGTGGCCGAGCTGCCATTGGAGGAGCGCCGCGCGCGTCGGATCGCGCTCCCGGAAACGGTGGCGCTGGACGGTGAGGTATGA
- a CDS encoding HAD family hydrolase, which produces MIRAVLFDFDGLLADSEPLQKAAWRAYLRRAGHELSDELIERMFGLRLQESAALVRDALGLAAPIEQIMAERDAIFLASLAGRLQAMPGARAAVQATRRLGLRSALATSGHRRYIALALQELDLTDAFDAIVTGDMVPRGKPAPDIFLRAAAALEVAPGDCVVVEDAPHGVAAARAAGMQVVAIPNALTRRLDFRQADLVLPSLAAFHAWLARQLSGGAHA; this is translated from the coding sequence ATGATCCGGGCGGTGCTCTTCGACTTTGATGGGCTGCTGGCCGACAGCGAACCATTGCAGAAGGCCGCCTGGCGCGCCTATCTGCGCCGCGCGGGCCATGAGCTGAGCGACGAACTGATCGAGCGCATGTTCGGCCTGCGCTTACAGGAGAGCGCAGCGCTGGTGCGCGATGCGTTGGGGCTGGCAGCGCCGATTGAGCAGATCATGGCTGAGCGCGACGCGATCTTTCTCGCGTCGCTGGCCGGCCGCCTGCAGGCCATGCCGGGCGCGCGCGCGGCGGTGCAGGCGACGCGGCGGCTTGGCCTGCGCAGCGCGCTGGCGACCTCCGGCCATCGACGCTACATCGCGCTGGCATTGCAGGAGCTGGACCTGACCGACGCGTTTGACGCGATCGTGACCGGCGACATGGTGCCGCGTGGCAAGCCCGCGCCCGACATCTTTCTGCGGGCCGCCGCAGCGCTGGAGGTCGCTCCTGGCGACTGCGTCGTGGTCGAGGACGCGCCACATGGCGTTGCTGCTGCCCGTGCTGCCGGTATGCAGGTGGTAGCCATTCCCAATGCCCTGACGCGCCGGCTGGATTTTCGCCAGGCAGATCTTGTGCTCCCTTCGCTGGCCGCCTTTCACGCCTGGCTAGCGCGTCAACTGTCCGGAGGTGCCCATGCGTGA
- the cutA gene encoding divalent-cation tolerance protein CutA, with the protein MRDDALVVLVTAADMEQAAHIGRALVEERLAACANLVPSMRSIYRWQDAVHDEAEVLLVIKTTAARFAALQARVLALHSYTTPEVLALPVVAGAPAYLDWLRAQVAAEADG; encoded by the coding sequence ATGCGTGACGATGCACTGGTTGTATTGGTGACGGCGGCGGATATGGAGCAGGCGGCGCACATCGGACGCGCGCTGGTTGAAGAGCGCCTGGCAGCCTGTGCCAACCTGGTGCCGAGCATGCGCTCGATCTACCGCTGGCAGGATGCCGTCCACGATGAAGCCGAGGTGCTGCTCGTCATCAAAACAACGGCAGCCCGCTTTGCGGCGCTCCAGGCGCGCGTGCTGGCGCTCCACTCGTACACCACGCCGGAGGTGCTGGCCCTGCCGGTGGTGGCCGGCGCGCCCGCCTACCTTGACTGGCTGCGTGCCCAGGTGGCGGCGGAGGCGGATGGATGA